In Arthrobacter sp. PAMC25284, a single genomic region encodes these proteins:
- the nrdI gene encoding class Ib ribonucleoside-diphosphate reductase assembly flavoprotein NrdI, with the protein MPEPAIMEEPLAGETAGTAASITRASSTTHSSLIYFSSTSENTKRFVDKLGVDAARMPLHPRDAPLVAREPYVLVVPTYGGTGGEGSVPKQVIRFLNDPGNRELIRGVIGAGNTNFGDNYCMAGDIIAAKCQVPHLYRFELMGTPEDVARVQQGLEEFWTRLSQTQQ; encoded by the coding sequence ATGCCTGAACCGGCAATTATGGAGGAACCGTTGGCTGGGGAAACTGCCGGGACGGCAGCATCCATCACCAGAGCATCCAGCACCACGCACAGCAGTTTGATCTATTTTTCCTCCACCTCGGAGAACACCAAGCGCTTCGTCGACAAGCTCGGAGTCGACGCGGCGCGGATGCCGCTCCACCCGCGGGACGCACCGTTGGTGGCGCGGGAACCCTATGTGCTCGTGGTGCCCACCTATGGGGGCACTGGGGGAGAAGGATCCGTTCCCAAACAGGTCATCCGGTTTCTGAACGACCCGGGAAACCGGGAGCTGATCCGCGGAGTGATCGGCGCGGGAAACACAAATTTCGGGGACAACTACTGCATGGCGGGGGACATCATCGCCGCGAAGTGCCAGGTACCGCACCTGTACCGCTTCGAACTCATGGGGACGCCGGAAGACGTTGCCCGCGTACAACAAGGATTGGAAGAGTTTTGGACACGACTGTCTCAGACACAGCAGTAA
- the nrdE gene encoding class 1b ribonucleoside-diphosphate reductase subunit alpha, protein MPAAYKGLGYHELNAMLNLYGPNGEIQFEADREAAHQYFLQHVNNNTVFFHDLEEKLDYLVKNEYYERETLDQYTMNFIRELYKRAYKKKFRFETFLGAFKFYTSYTLKTFDGKRFLERYEDRVCMVALHLARGDEQLATQMMDEIIEGRFQPATPTFLNAGKRQRGELVSCFLLRIEDNMESIGRSINSALQLSKRGGGVAFALTNIREVGAPIKQIENQSSGVIPVMKLLEDSFSYANQLGARQGAGAVYLHAHHPDIYRFLDTKRENADEKIRIKTLSLGVVIPDITFELAKKDEDMYLFSPYDVEKVYGMPFSDVSVTEKYYEMVDDARIKKTKIKAREFFQTLAEIQFESGYPYIMFEDTVNRANPIDGKIIMSNLCSEILQVSQPTTYHDDLSYDQTGKDISCNLGSLNIAKAMDSPDFGLTIETAIRTLSAVSDMSNITSVPSIARGNDQSHAIGLGQMNLHGYLARERVHYGSEEGLDFTNIYFYSVVFHAIRASNLLSIQTGQTFGGFEKSKYASGEFFDKYTEQEWVPQTEKVAELFKNIHIPTQADWRELKASVMEHGIYNQNLQAVPPTGSISYINNSTSSIHPVASKIEIRKEGKLGRVYYPAPYLTNDNLEYYQDAYEIGFEKVIDTYAAATQHVDQGLSLTLFFKDTATTREINKAQIYAWKKGIKTIYYIRLRQLALEGTEVEGCVSCAL, encoded by the coding sequence ATGCCGGCCGCCTACAAGGGCCTTGGCTATCACGAACTCAACGCCATGCTCAACCTCTATGGCCCGAACGGTGAGATCCAGTTCGAAGCGGACCGCGAGGCTGCGCACCAGTACTTCCTGCAGCACGTGAACAACAACACCGTGTTCTTCCACGACCTCGAGGAAAAGCTCGACTACCTCGTCAAGAACGAGTACTACGAGCGCGAAACCCTCGACCAGTACACGATGAACTTCATCCGCGAGCTCTACAAGCGCGCCTACAAGAAGAAGTTCCGCTTCGAGACCTTCCTTGGCGCCTTCAAGTTCTACACCTCCTACACGCTGAAGACCTTCGACGGCAAGCGTTTCCTGGAGCGCTACGAGGACCGCGTCTGCATGGTGGCCCTGCACCTGGCGCGCGGCGATGAGCAGCTCGCCACCCAGATGATGGACGAGATCATCGAAGGCCGCTTCCAGCCGGCCACCCCCACGTTCCTGAACGCCGGCAAGCGCCAGCGCGGTGAGCTGGTCTCCTGCTTCCTGCTCCGCATCGAAGACAACATGGAGTCGATCGGCCGCTCCATCAACTCCGCGCTGCAGCTCTCCAAGCGCGGCGGCGGCGTCGCCTTCGCCCTGACCAACATCCGCGAGGTCGGCGCGCCGATCAAGCAGATCGAGAACCAGTCCTCCGGTGTGATCCCCGTGATGAAGCTCCTCGAGGACAGCTTCTCCTACGCCAACCAGCTCGGTGCCCGCCAGGGCGCCGGCGCGGTGTACCTGCACGCCCACCACCCGGACATCTACCGCTTCCTGGACACCAAGCGGGAGAACGCGGACGAGAAGATCCGGATCAAGACCCTCTCGCTCGGCGTTGTGATCCCGGACATCACCTTCGAGCTGGCCAAGAAGGATGAGGACATGTACCTGTTCTCGCCGTACGACGTCGAAAAGGTTTACGGCATGCCGTTCTCCGACGTCTCGGTCACCGAGAAGTACTACGAGATGGTCGACGACGCCCGGATCAAGAAGACCAAGATCAAGGCGCGTGAGTTCTTCCAGACCCTCGCCGAGATCCAGTTCGAATCCGGCTACCCGTACATCATGTTCGAGGACACCGTGAACCGGGCCAACCCGATCGACGGCAAGATCATCATGTCCAACCTGTGCTCGGAGATCCTCCAGGTCTCCCAGCCCACGACGTACCACGATGACCTGTCCTACGACCAGACCGGCAAGGACATCTCCTGCAACCTGGGTTCGCTGAACATTGCGAAGGCCATGGATTCGCCGGACTTCGGCCTGACCATCGAGACGGCCATCAGGACGCTCTCGGCCGTCTCGGACATGTCCAACATCACCTCGGTGCCCTCGATCGCCCGCGGCAACGACCAGTCCCACGCGATCGGCCTGGGACAGATGAACCTGCACGGGTACCTGGCCCGCGAGCGGGTCCACTACGGTTCCGAAGAGGGCCTGGACTTCACCAACATCTACTTCTACTCGGTGGTCTTCCACGCGATCCGGGCCTCGAACCTGCTCTCGATCCAGACCGGCCAGACGTTCGGCGGCTTCGAGAAGTCCAAGTACGCGTCCGGCGAGTTCTTCGACAAGTACACCGAGCAGGAATGGGTCCCGCAGACTGAGAAGGTTGCGGAGCTTTTCAAGAACATCCACATCCCCACCCAGGCTGACTGGCGCGAGCTGAAGGCTTCCGTCATGGAGCACGGCATCTACAACCAGAACCTGCAGGCTGTCCCGCCGACCGGCTCAATCTCCTACATCAACAACTCCACCTCCTCGATCCACCCGGTGGCGTCCAAGATTGAGATCCGCAAGGAAGGCAAGCTGGGCCGCGTGTACTACCCGGCGCCGTACCTGACGAACGACAACCTGGAGTACTACCAGGACGCTTACGAGATCGGCTTCGAGAAGGTCATCGACACATACGCCGCCGCGACGCAGCACGTGGACCAGGGCCTGTCCCTCACGCTGTTCTTCAAGGACACCGCCACCACGCGGGAAATCAACAAGGCCCAGATTTACGCCTGGAAGAAGGGCATCAAGACCATCTACTACATCCGTCTCCGCCAGCTCGCGCTGGAGGGCACGGAGGTGGAGGGTTGCGTTTCATGTGCCCTGTAA
- the nrdF gene encoding class 1b ribonucleoside-diphosphate reductase subunit beta → MTEKVKLLSHVEAINWNRIQDDKDVDVWNRLVNNFWLPEKVPLSNDIQSWATLTPDEQQLTMRVFAGLTLLDTIQGTVGAVSLIPDAITPHEEAVYTNIAFMESVHAKSYSSIFSTLASTKEIDEAFRWSTENENLQKKAQIVMDYYRGDDPLKRKVASTLLESFLFYSGFYLPMYWSSRAKLTNTADLIRLIIRDEAVHGYYIGYKFQKGLEGASEERKQEIKDYTFELLFELYENEVQYTHDLYDSVGLAEDVKKFLHYNANKALMNLGYEAMFPASVTDVNPAILSALSPNADENHDFFSGSGSSYVIGKAVNTEDDDWDF, encoded by the coding sequence ATGACCGAGAAGGTCAAGCTGCTGAGCCACGTTGAGGCCATCAACTGGAACCGTATCCAGGACGACAAGGACGTAGACGTCTGGAACCGCCTGGTCAACAACTTCTGGCTGCCCGAGAAGGTGCCGCTGTCCAACGACATCCAGTCGTGGGCGACGCTGACCCCGGACGAGCAGCAGCTCACCATGCGCGTCTTCGCTGGCCTGACCTTGCTGGACACCATCCAGGGCACCGTCGGCGCCGTGTCGCTGATTCCGGATGCGATCACCCCGCATGAAGAGGCCGTTTACACGAACATCGCGTTCATGGAGTCCGTGCACGCCAAGAGCTACTCCTCCATCTTCTCCACGCTGGCCTCCACCAAGGAGATCGACGAGGCCTTCCGTTGGTCCACCGAGAACGAGAACCTTCAGAAGAAGGCCCAGATCGTCATGGATTACTACCGCGGCGACGATCCGCTGAAGCGTAAGGTGGCCTCGACGCTGCTGGAGAGCTTCCTGTTCTACTCCGGCTTCTACCTGCCGATGTACTGGTCTTCGCGGGCCAAGCTGACGAACACGGCCGACCTGATCCGCCTCATCATCCGCGACGAGGCCGTGCACGGCTACTACATCGGCTACAAGTTCCAGAAGGGCCTGGAAGGCGCCTCCGAGGAGCGCAAGCAGGAAATCAAGGACTACACGTTCGAGCTGCTCTTCGAGCTGTACGAAAACGAAGTCCAGTACACGCATGACCTCTACGACTCCGTCGGCTTGGCTGAGGACGTCAAGAAGTTCCTGCACTACAACGCCAACAAGGCCCTCATGAACCTCGGCTACGAGGCCATGTTCCCGGCCTCCGTCACCGACGTGAATCCGGCGATCCTGTCGGCCCTGTCACCGAACGCGGACGAGAACCACGACTTCTTCTCGGGTTCCGGTTCTTCGTATGTGATTGGCAAGGCTGTTAACACTGAGGATGACGACTGGGACTTCTAG